The sequence gctctgaggtcccgggttcgatccccggtcaggtcaatgtaaatattcaaatttctacattgtcctgggtttgggtgtttgtggtaccttcgttgtatctgaattccataacacaagtgctttcgcaacttactttgggttcagaacaatgtatgtgatgttgtccgcattatttatttatttattgtattttaaacaaaatgttaggTACAAAAAGTAAAGCATACAGTTCTTAATCTGATCTTTACATTTCCGAAGCCTCATTTTCCTCTATTTTCAACAATAATCTAATTATTCGTTGAGATCAAAAACAGACTGAAACAAGTCCGCTTTCAAACGAATCTCGAAGTTTTCGCTCGGTGTATCCGGAAAGCGTTTCCATGttctttacaattaattaatagttcGCTGAGAATGAAGTTTCCAGGAATAGTGTTGTCGTTGTTCAAACTTtgtgtaactatttatttcgGTCGTTTTCCCAGAATGGAAAACTTTCCTTTACCAAGGTGTTTCTTGATCTTCAGGAGATTGGATGATTTCCTTTCACTTGTGTGGTCAAACTAAGGGATTAAGGCTGTGGTGGGTTGTGGTGTTGTATGAGGTAACGAATGACTTAGTAGCCTGACGTATTTAGTCCTCTACGGCTTATGTAAGAACGTCTTTGTGATTGTTTCATGGTTGTCGCTTCGAGACTAAAATATATAGGTACAGGTATGGAAACGTTGTGCTGTCTCTTATATACTAACGACCTTATTGAAAAGAATCCCGACACctgtaaaattaattcataacaaaacaaatgattattattcgtatcataattattttttatacacagAAAGAGCTGCCACTtgaaaatacaaactttttctTCCGTAGTAAACTTTtcgttatcaaaataaagaataggATCAACCGGTCCATTCCTCACGAATTACGTCTACGAACTGCAcgtatttattttccttctttGTTTCCAGTTTAACTTCAGAGTGCCTCAGAGTCACGTAGTGGGTCGGACGAGGTTTCACAAATGGGAATGCTTTAACTTTTTGGTATTGTTGTGgttaacaattaaaaagaaatattatttggttAATGAATATTCAGATTTTTACTgcttataaaaatcaaaatcacaaGAAAAAGTTGATCacccattaaattaattaatgaccTTTGCATTACGAATTCTTTTTCGTGTTGCAGCAACATAAATactttacttatgaaaaattcAAGCATCTTGATACCACAGTTCATCTGATACAGTTGGGTGGCTGAGGGTTAGACAGATGGACACACAGAGAAACCTTAGTAAATAAGTTTGACTTCTAACTTATGACTCCGGTTGGGGCCAAATCTAGTCGGAATATCCCcaaaaatacgcgtgagtaaaccgttattatataaatatttatgtatccGCCGCtcgaatccctactaatataataaatgcgaaagtaaccctgtctgtctgtctgttacgctttcaggtctaaaccactgaagtgattttaatgaaatttggtacagagatagagttgaacttgagaaagaacataggatagtttttatcccggacttttgaagagctctcttggaaacgcgatataaccgacctcgacgcgggcgaagccgtgggcgaaaagctagtgttattataatagcttagtaatagggtttaaTCTTTGGGTATCAAGGAATTCTAGAAATTCTTTAGAGTATTTGGTTAGCTTACACAGTTTGTTTTTACTTACACGGTTAAGTTTATAATGCTCGACACgtgttatatattattgtaattaaatactttgaaaagtatatcataacataattatagtattataactagctgttacgCGGAACTTCGTACGCGTGGCTATGAAGACATAAGTTgggaatttttaattattttgttctgctCCTATTCATTATAACAGAAATGAAATATACAAAAGATATGTTACCTGCGCgatttttaaagctttatttaataaatgggCTTTATAacaccaaatatatttttttacaaattgaacCGTtgctcctgagattagcgcgttcatattaacaagcaaacaaacagaCTCTTCACCTCTATAATATTACATAAGACAGTATGgacatcaaaatatatattcttgTGGTAAAACATTATGTATTCATACTTGATAAGTTCACGTCCCCTGTGTCATCAAAGGTCgtatctttatttaataaaagattgtAAACTTTCCATACAAAAAGAACGTCCCTTcactttgaaatatttgtactatCTGATCAGATATAATCCATTTAACGCCACCCACGCGTCAAAATACACCTTTGTCAGATTTCCCAAGCgatcaaaagtattttatgtagtGTACCTTCCATATTTATTTGGACAAAATATACaggacgacctccgtggtcgagtggcgtacgcaccggttttaaggtgtcgctagctctgaggttccaggttcgatccccggtcgggtcaatgtaaaaatcacatttctacattgtctcgggtctgggagtttgtggtaccttcgttgtatctgaattctataacacaagtgctttagcaacttactttgggttcagaacaatgtatgtgatgttgtccgcatttatttgtTTCCAAAAACTCTATTAGTCAGGGTCCATCTGTCCGTTGGTCTTTCTTTTCGTCCGTTCTTCATCAGTCTGTATCTCATGAGCCGTAATAGCTTGGCAATTCAAACGACGCTGCGGCGCGTCAGATTATAATTGGCACATTGCATCTCcaaaatattcatgaatttaccgttgcatcttttaagtcTAAAGCCAATTTGCTCAAAACCCTCAGTGGCTCGATTCCGATTCCTACTTGACCGTTTTCtcgtttattttagttatgaaGCGTCCTGGCATTAATTCTCAAAGTAAGTAATTGATACTTGTAAATACAGAGTGCCACAAAGATTATGTTTTCGTTTACGTTTCAAGGAATTAGAGCGTTCAATTTTCAGTCATTCATAGAAAATGTTTTGGTTtctagattatttaatttatttggttgGGGAATTCGTGCTCGACCattagcaaaaataaatataacatggAATATTATTacgatgtatttaaatttttaggaTCCACAAATAACatgggttatttttatttagcttgtTGTTACATTAACCTGTGGTTTCAGCCACATAATTGCCACTAAACATTACTTCTAAAGAAATTCGTAACGATATTATTTGCTTTCTTAACACTTTACTTAATCTTATATGTaagtaatgttttatgtaaaatatgtgGGACATCAGAATATggggaaaaaaaaaaacaaatccgaaTAATTACGTTATAATACATTGTTTACgcgaaaaaataacatttcgttTTCGAAGTTCCAGTATTTTGACTCCTGAATTACCACCTGTCTATAACAGAACTCTGTAGTGTGTATGTAGCTGTTACTTTGCATAGATTAGTGATAGATTTGTTATTGTTACTTCCCACTCAACCAATTATGAATAACTAAATAGAGTAGGACGAGTTGTAACTTTGTATTGTTTATGTTGTTCTTTACCGCTCTGGTGAAGATAGGGTATTAGGCGGTGTGTTCGTTGGTCGACGGCGATAactatttaaaagcaaaaaaagacGAAGTAAAGATGTAACTACATCTGTCCTTCTAGTCAAATCAAAGTGAACAGAATATCCTTATCTGTATCTATATGTTCAGattcaatcaataaattaatcaactCTAGTCTATACGGTCTACTCTTGGCAGACCTCCCCCAAATTGCACCTAAATATCCGGTCATTATAGTCAtggcttaaataaataatagatttaaaaaatctaaatcccaagttttttaaatgtctctctcacccttccattttttttcaaaatcggtccagttgttttatagttgtaaattgcattaacATTGGGATTTGGAAATTGCGTTGAtgaaaatccaaccggaacgataaacaaacaagaaaagcgactgtataaaaacatgggaaaCAATTATAAACAGTCTGTCAGACCAATAAAACCTTCATGATCATAGCTTTCAGTTTGACCATTAAATACCTCCTAAAgtccagtttttatttaagaacaacCATTACCATCGCCTCCTGTAATGTCTTAATTGTCATCGAGGCGACATCGGTTTCCGCAAATTGATTCCATTAGTGATAATACCTCAGTTATTTGTAAACgagttttaaatactttttaatggtAAGCTATTCTGGTTTCTGTTATACCGTTTTAATGTTCCCTGTTTTAGCTCCCTAcgatttgtattaaatataatggCTGTGGTAGTTTTCGAGGATGCTAGAAGTATTAGCGGAGAAGTTCATTACGAAGTGAAGAAGGTTAAGAAATGGGAGtggctttaaatattagtaaagttCGAACACATGTTCGtgaaaaattgtacaaaaaattattaatacattctttaattatttaaaaattataatctacTCCCATACACGGGAATTTCCTATTTCAATcacgggaggtttcacaaacatacaaatttcttgcaaaaagacacccaaacaCGGAACAAGTATCTGTGGATCACGccaatgcttgttctacgcggggatcgaacaagCGTCATGTCGCCCTCAGTGGGCATGGCATAATGACCTATCGGCATATATGCTTTCTGTACAGTTAGAACCGTACTGATCCACACTAAATTCTCCCACGGCCCAACAGCAACCTTATCTGTCAAGAGCGCATCTTTAAGTAGCAGTATTCTAACTTTAATACTCAAAGATCAGTTCAGACCTATTGTCAATACAATAGCTAAAGTACAATAGTTTTAGCCAGCAACCAAAGAGCACATTGAATCGGCTGTTAGTACTAATGACATCGAGAATATAGTTCGAAGTTAAAGCAGTTTACTTTGAGAGCTGAATACAGTCAAtaggaatattaataatgaactTAGTCTAGAGCTCTTTGGAGCAACAGTGAAGCCTTATAAAATAATGctatggattaaattccttattttcTTGAGCTATGTTCTGCTTGGCTCTCTCAATTATTGCCGGAATTGGTTTATATGATATTCAGCTGAAGTTATGTCTGAAAAAGTTTGACCAGAATTAAAAGAAAGCGGAAAATCAAAATCTCTCTAGTATAAAACATATAACTCACAACGGCAGGTCGTAACAGTTCGGCGGAATCCATAACAATTGGGGTCCTTTGATCAGGATTTCTCAAGggaagtaattaattttgtaaattaaaacggAAAATTAATGCGGTGGCGTTTCCGATATTATACCTATTTGTGGTGTTTTCAAGGTTTTGCAACATGTACAAGGGTTCGAACTACGCGTGGCGAAGCCAAGATGAAACCCAGAGCAACGAGCTATCTTTGAGGGAAAGGAGGGAGGAATTGCGAATGGCGGCACTGACAGACGGGTTCTATAGCCTACAGAGTCCCACCGCTGGGCATGAACTCATAGCTGCCATCCGTCCCGTCTTCTGGGACTGGTTGGAGTGGCGGCATGGAGCTCTTACATACCGACTGACACAGGTGCTGACCGGCCATGGCTGTTTCGGTAAGTACCTGTGTCGGATAGGACGTGAGCTAACAGAAGAGTGCCACCACTGTGAGGCCCCAGAGGACGATGCAATGCACACTTTGCTGGTCTGCCCGGCGTGGGCAAACAATAGGCGCGACCTAGTCGCAAAAATCGGCGAACCGGCTCTGTCACTCACAGATGTGATCTCGGCCATGGTACGGAGTGAGTGCGCCTGGCAGGCAGTAGCAGACTACTGCGAAAACACCATGGCGACCAAGGAAGCTGCGGAACGCGTGAGGGAATCGTCGAGCGATATCCCATCGCGACGCAGACGTCCCAGGCGGCAACGACAAAACGACCTACGGCCACCGTAAggtcgggcctgcgggtggcagggagggcaccctgacactcgatcagccagcaggctaagaaggagacgggcgcgtcgtcctgcgcaccCGTTTTTATGAAgagtgaggggtgggctttttacacccatcccttgagaaggagtccaaaggactagagccagccagagtcgcgcagagtatgcgcgagcgatcccgtgactctggctaaagcagtagaaggggcccggggtgtttttagtcggtggaagtccgacatatccccacgccgtgccctcgacgtgggtggaagacattagcgtttcaccccggaaaaaaaaaacaaaaaagggttcgaactaaaatattttttgattgtGTTCAAATTAAAGATTTGTCGGATTGCTACTTTTAGGTGCTTGGATAGAATGTTCTTAGTATGATGTAAGGCTCGGTTTTCTTGCTTGGATTACTTTGACAATGCCCCATAAGGAAGTAGTTTAtctttaaacttataattatttttaataatcttccCAACAATACTGGTAGTAAGCGTTATGATAAAGAAGATAAGTTCGAACAAAACAGCCCTttgctttttaaagaaaataccgcaaaaaataagtaaaacaattttctttatggACAAACAATTGATGAAGTAAAAGACTCGCTCTGAAcaatataatggaaaataaaagCTCGTGTTCGCTTCGAGAATATAAGACTTATTTTTTCAGTTACTTTTAAGATGAGGcgaataaaacctcatttgtcaGAGGTTGTGCGAAGGGTTTACATTTggtattattttccttattagtTCATTGTTGGCGAAattctgatgatgatgatgtatgaaGGACCTTTAGTGTTGTAAtgggtttttttatattacccAGTCATATATTTCTTCGActtttgcaaataacacaacAAACCccaaagtaaaaagaaagaagGAGAACGGAGAAGAGAAACCTATTTGAGAAAAACATTTCCATCACACTTCGAATGCTTGGAGGAAACgtttcgtataaaaaaatatccgcATTATATATCTACAGACCTACTTACATTCTTTGTAGTTTATTGAAGTTAAAATCAGGTCGTCGAAAATTTGCTACAAATGATTTGGACACAGGACGTGACGTTGATCTGTATTGCCTTCGACAGGCGTGATGTCACGGATCCAATATGTCACCCGCTCTCCGCTTGACAATGAAATGTACCAAATTAATACTATTGAATGTCTGATGCTAGGGGCTTTAGTAAAACAGACTGTTGGGAACTTTGTGTATATGTAGTAGTTGCTACCAGCCTTTATTTCGAGCGAACTATTTCAGGGAAATTATTTGCTTGCTCcattttcccatgtttttatacactcactttcttgtttgtttgtatgtttgtttgttagtcatcccggttggatttttgcaactcaatttttaggcacttcccgataaggtAGCAGGacgaaattttcagggtagcttcaaacccgatgacaatgcactttacaactaaaaaactactgtaccgattttgataaaatttgaatggagtgacatctAAACGtggttatttagatttttacgTCTATTAACTTTTTGACAAACTGTTTTGAGAATTGTGTGGTCGACTTTGcctgaatattaaatttcatgGAATagatagcaaaaatattttggacCACAAAGGTAACAAACAAGAAACATCtgaaatttcaatttgaattctAGTATGTTTCAGTCTAGAATGTTTTTCAACCTTTTtctgttacttaaatatttgttcaattttCACTTATAagaaagtgtaaataaatagaagGTCTGCGAGACAGAATAAGACAAAATTCCAGactcaaatacaaataaaagttcCTATATTTAGATCATTATTTTTCGCATTTCAGAAATCCAATACAATTCGCTCAACACTTTACTAAAAATTCCATCGTTTTCATCAACTTATTATGCTTCATTTCATTCTATAATGGGGAGAGAAGGCATTCCGAAAAACCTTCTAAATGGGTACTTAAGTAGGATCTCAGCAAGGTTTCACGGCTCGCTGGCTCGGCTCGTAGTTCATGTAATAATAGTAAGCACAATGTTCTGAGGGTTCAATTGAAAAGATAATGTTTTATGGAAATTTTTacaatctatttttaaacatgataATGAGATAAATTTTCTGCGcgtaaagaattttaaattatgataaattttGAGGGTTTAATATCTAAATAGTAAAAACCTAAATCCTAATTCTAAGGCTCCGCTGCGTGTCAAtagtccgtccgtctgtcacctggTTGTATCTCACGAATGGTGACAGCTAGGTTCTTTAAATTTTGGTGTTTCTGTTACCTCTATAATGAAAACTTAACAACATAAAGATAAGCTAAAATTTGAGCTTTAAAAATATGGGTACAAATTATTGtgagaattgatttttttttcgacaagTCCGACGGGTTCAGTCTTTTCAgacatttttgtaaaagagcTACGGTATATTAGGTAGTAGCTGAAACTTCCAATTACACAGTGTTTGTGCGATAACAAAGTTCAGCCTTTCATGAGCCATCCATAACAAATAACAGACACATCGACACATCAGAATTCAGTGTTAACCGCTTAATGACCACGGCTGGCCGCAGTAGCCGCCCACGCCAATAGGAAGACGCGCCATTATTACCCCACAAATAAATAGCTGCCATCGAATATCAGTGAAGTGCGGAGTTAAGTCGGAGCACGGTTTCGCAATTTCCTGTATGTTTCCCGCGTAATCGTGTTCACGGATGTACCTCCACCATTTTACTTACAACTAAGGGAAGTGTTCTGCCTTTTCTCACCTCCTTAGTTAAGGAAAGGAGTTGGAGTTTTTGTTTGGGAAAAAAAGAGGAATAAGAAAAGTTGCTGCTGGCACATATGATATATATATTTGggtaaattacttatttacacATAAATTAGTAGAGAGGTTAAGGGAGGCCTAGTTTGTTGAcccataaatatgtataaaaacttgCTCGAGGTATATTTCCAACAATGCATCTCAATAGGCTAAACTGGTTGATTGGAAGAAATAAGCTATacaagggtgctgcttatttaatttttcatcagAACTTTTACCAGCCCAACTGTGATAGAATTGGTTTATGCTGATTTCATTCATTATATTATAcgcggtgattttttagtcatcttacgaaagcagcctagttcatgtatccgacgtaaaatacccctaggcgcgattatttttttttttatcatcaactaagatataTCTCAcctgttacaaggctcggaacgtgctcgcaacagagctgtgtttctaaaaaactacgaattgcatcataatattgaataaaaattgcatattaaatttattcaaatctcataaatacctattttttatcatgaacgtgttctagtcattggatacataaactgggctgcatttgtaagacgactaaaaaatcacggtgcaTAAAATGCCGTTGACATATGAAGGTGTTCCACTTCcgttaacttttatttatttatttattaaccatttatgtacacaaacaaataaaagaagcaCAAATAAAGAAagaggtgtacaaaggtactgcttacttcataaagaaatctcttccagcagacctgcgaaaggataaataagttagaaaaatagacaatagtgtACAAGCATTGGAAAACAGAAAGAGGtaaatatgacaaatacaacttttaacaaaagaagaaaagataaaaaaagagacaaactatataagattacaattacataaataaatttatacaatATAAGTATAACACAACAACTTTATTTCAAAgggctacatttttttttgttaaagacaACAActcttgaataaataaaatacctgttaatttcgatgaaattttccAACTTTAATATAGACTTCAACTTTATTTTAGTCTTCTTACCTGGACACAAAGTCTTGAAGTTTCCCACTTTTAAACACTGCCAACATCTCGAGTACAGTTAAAATAGTTACTAAAGAAAGTCTCAAATGAAAAGTTTCAAAGGTGATTCAATCTCCAAGTCCCTTGCGAGAAGTCGAATTTCCAATAGAATGGGAAACTCACGCAACACTAATATCGATCGCTGTTGCCA comes from Trichoplusia ni isolate ovarian cell line Hi5 chromosome 27, tn1, whole genome shotgun sequence and encodes:
- the LOC113505758 gene encoding uncharacterized protein LOC113505758, whose amino-acid sequence is MYKGSNYAWRSQDETQSNELSLRERREELRMAALTDGFYSLQSPTAGHELIAAIRPVFWDWLEWRHGALTYRLTQVLTGHGCFGKYLCRIGRELTEECHHCEAPEDDAMHTLLVCPAWANNRRDLVAKIGEPALSLTDVISAMVRSECAWQAVADYCENTMATKEAAERVRESSSDIPSRRRRPRRQRQNDLRPP